Below is a window of 'Nostoc azollae' 0708 DNA.
GATCGCATCTTTGAAAATCATTTCCGTCTACAACGAGATGAAGGAACAGATGGTTACGGAATTGGCCTGGCTTTATGTCAACGCATTGTCAGAGCACACTATGGTCAAATTTGGGTAGACTCTGGACCTCACGGTGGAGCATGGTTTCATTTTACTTTACCAGTTTATCCATCTTAATTAGGTCAGTTGTCAGTTCTGATTCTTCCCCTGATTCCTGATTTCTGACTTCCAGCACACAAGTAAATTTAATTGTCCTTTAATAAATGGATTGAAAAATGCCAAATCTATTAATGTATCAACAGGATCACTTTCTTGTTCTAGAAACAAACCAAACAGAACAATTTTTGACATTATCAGAGTTATTAGAAAAATTGGAAAATGTTTTACAGCAACTGCCATTTGATGACTTGCCTCCTGATGTGCAGAAACTTAAATTAGTATCAGAACAAGCACAATATTTAGTTGATAGCAGTTGTGACTTAGATGTGGGACCTGGTAAATATCTACAGTGGTATGCAGTGCGGTTAGAAAAATAAAGAATTGGGTAATGGGTAATGGTTTTTTCTCTTCTCCAATTACCAATTACCAATTACCAATCATCAATCACTAGAAATTCCTATTGAGTTTTAATTAACTCCAGTTCAATTCTATTTTCAGCGGGCTGTGTAATTTTTACTTCAACATTAGGAGCAAAATATTTAGTCATTTTTGCATGTTTTTGCTGCCAAATATCTATGGGAATTAGAGGGGAATCAAATTCTAAAATTAAGGAATAAGCACCATTAAGTTCTGTTTCTCTTAACCCAGTTACTATGGGTCTTTTTTCATCGCTAGGACTCAAACCCAGATAAGCAAGCGCCCGATCTAAATGTGCTTCCTGACCATAGCAAAAGCGTGTAATGTCCGTGCGGATTTTGTTTTGAGTTACAGTCGCTTGCTGTTTTCTGAGATCCAATATTGATGGTGTGGTCCTTTGACTAAAGGGTATAGGCTTGAGTTCATTGGCCTTGAGTGCTAAACCTCCCAAGAAAAGAGGAAAGCCATAGAAAAATCCCACGAGGTTGAGAGTAGCGTTCTCCACAGCATAGGCGATAAAACCGACTATGATTAATATGCCACCGACAGTTAAACCGAGTGTTCCCAAAGAAATCTTGCCTAGCATGATCTGAGGTGAGTATAAGTTCTTAACATCTTAGTTTTATTATCAATGGCTTATGCCAAGATGCGCTATCAGCCTGAGCCCATTTTGCGTTAACTTTAATTGAAGATAGTTAAAGATTGGGAATACAACAATGGAACTACAAACCATCAAAGAAAGAATTTCATCAGTACAAACCAAGCGTGACTACTTGCTGAGTCTACTGGAACAACCAAACCTGGGAACGTTGAGAGTTGATGTCAATCAAGCTTTGGAAGAATTAGATGATTTAATTGACGAATTTAAACGCATAATTCCCCAAGCAGATAGTAAGCCGTTCAAATTATGAGCTAAAAATTACGTCGGCAAACCGTAATTTTGCTGTTAAGCTGACGATATTTGCTGTGATGTAAATTTCCTTTCACCCAGAATATAGATATAGCTGGGTGATTCAAGTCAATAAAAATATACAGTAATAATTCAATAATCAGCACTAAAACTCAATCTAAAATCTAAAATACTGTCAAAAATTCAAAGTGGATAATTTCTCATCCTACAGATGAATTGTTGGCAGCACGTTGGCCTAGTTGTCTAACTAAAGCAATAAGTTCATTTGTGGGAGCATCTTTTTTGCAAACGTCATCAAAATTATGCATTGCTTTGGTCTGCTGTAAATAATGATCCTCTATTGAAGAATAAGCCAAGATCTGAGTATTGGGAGATATGGATTTAATATAACGTGATGCACACCAACCATCCATAACTGGCATATGTAAATCCAAAACAATGACATCAGGCTGGGAACTTTTGACCATTTCTATGGCTTCTTGACCATTACTAGCTAAACCTACGACTTGGATATTTTCTTGGCAAGAAAAAACTAGTTGTAAGCTTAAGCGAGTTAGCTCATGATCATCAACTAATAGAACGCGCAAGGAAAAAGACTCACAGGACAACATTAACATTCCCAGCTACAAAATACTACATCTAAGAGCTTTTATAGTCTATGGGAAGAAGTGCCAGTTTTGACTCTACCTTGAGGGGGAATAATAGCATTTCTATTATGAAGTAATGATGAAGTCATGATTCAGGTTGCACCAAAAAATAACTTTTTATATTTTATAAACAATACCTTAGCCAAAAAAAAGAGTATGAAGAGAGAGGGCTGATATAGTAGAGTTATAGTCTTCCAAAATAACAACTCGAAAGCCACACACAGCTCATGTTCGACATACTAACACTATTGCAATGCCTGCTACCAGAGATAAAAGTGACGACGATGCGGCAGTTGAGCAGGATCATGGTGGCCATGTGAGCCATGAACGGACGAGTAACGATGTTGGGAATCTCCCGTTGGGCAGCCATGGGAGGTAGTTATCGAACAGTGAGGAGATTCTTTCACATAGTCATACCTTGGGCAACAGTGTTTTGGGTATTTTTTCCTCGGCATTTGTTTTGCCCAAATGATGTTTATTTGCTGGCAGGAGACGAGGGAGTAATCACTAAAGCAGGTAAAAAAACATATGGGTTAGATAGATTCTAATCTAGTCTATTGAGCAAACCAGTATCAGGACTATGTTTCTTTACATTCTCATTAGTAAGTGTGGAAAAAAGACAGTCATTTCCAATTTAGATAGAACAGATAATCAAGAGCGATGTAAAAAAAAGTAGTGGCTCATCAAGCCCAGAAAAAAAATCTCAAGATAAACGGGGAAGAGGACGACCAAAAGGAAGTAAAAATCAAAATCAAACAGAAGTGATTTTCACATCAGAATTACTCATACCAAGTCTAAATGAGTGTAGATAGAACTGTAGAATAAAGAACATAGAAGATAAAGAGTCATGAGGAAGCAATGGCACGCCCTTTCAATCTAGAAGTTCAAGAAAGTGCTGAGTATTTGTCAAAAAGCCTGAAAAATGCGCGGACAGCATTAGACAAAGAACGTTTACAAATGCTGTGGTGGATAAAAACAGAACAAGTAACCCAGCATCAAGAAGTGAGCCGAAGATTGGGCAGAGATGGGTCAACAATAACAGGATGGTTACAAAGGTATGGAAAAGGAGGACTATCTTCTCTTTGAGAGGTAAAAACTGCGCCTGGGGCAACTCCTTTAATACAAGGTGAAATGCTATCACAACTAATATCAAAGTTAGAATCCCCCTAAGGGTTTAGCAGTTATAGGCAAATTGTGGAATGGCTAGAGCAAGAATGGCACGTCCAAGTCAAATACAAGACAGTTTACAGTTTAGTGCCCTACAAACTAGGGGCAAAATTGAAAGTACCTCGACCCATCAGCTCATCACAAGATGAGCAAGCTATAAACCTTTTTAAGAAAACATCCCCCTTGCCTTGGTAGCTTTAGAGAAACTATTGGGTGGGGGAAAACGACTGAGTTACCTGTGCCAGGATGAAACCAGATTAGGTTTGAAGACCGAAACTGGAGGAGTGAGTGATTACGGCTCGTGGTGTTAAACCTGTAGTGAGGGTGCAGTGGCCACGAAAAGCATTTTGGCTTTATGGAGTTATTGAACCCACCTCTGGATGGCATTTTTGTCAGGAATATCCTCATCTAAACAGTGAGAATTTTCAGAAATTCTTGGATGTCCTATCTCAAGAATTAGGTTCTGATATGGCATTGATGCAGATGGATCAAGCTTCTGCACACCAAGCTTTGGCACTGTCTTGCCCTGAAAATATTATTCCCATTTTTCAACCATCTCACTCTCCTCAACTTAACCCCATGGAGCGATTATGGCAGTTTATTAAACGTCAGTTCAAAGGTGAAAGTCTCTCACATCTCGACCAATTGCGTCAAGGAGTTCAAAATGAATTAGCTCAATTATCTTCTGAGGTCATCTCCTCTTTGACCAGTTATGATTTCATCCTTGCAGCTCTGTTTCACCAAGCTTTATTCTGTGCAGCCTCATAGAGAATTGGTATCAGAATAGAGAAGATGATTAAAGAGCTATTTCAGTTAATAGCTAACTTTATTCCCCTCACATACTTAGCTTTAGACGGTCACTTTGGAAATAATAATGCTTTGCAGATGGCTCGGCAGGTAAACTTGCACATAATTTCCAACTTACGCCACGATTCAGCGTTATATATACCTTACCACAATGCTGATCCTCATCATCTTTCGCGTCGTAAATACGGAGAGAAGTTGGACTGGTGTAATATTCCTGGGGCATATTTGCGTCACACTAGTATTGAAGAGGATATCCAAACCGATACTTAGCAAGCCACCTTATGCCACAAAGAATTTCCCCAATCCCTGAATGTAGTTATTTTGTTGAAAACAAATCTGAAAACTAATACTCGCAGTCACATAATTCTGTTTTCTAGTGACCATTCTTTATCATATGAGAAAATAATCGACTACTACGAACTTCGTTTCCAAATCGAATTTAATTTTCGGGATGCTAAGGAGTTTTGGGGATTGGAAGATTTTATGAATCTGGGTCAAACTGTGGTGAGTAATGCTGCTAATCTTTCTTTTTTCATGGTTAATTTGTCCCATTATCTTCTAGCTCAGTTTCGTCAAGATAATTCTGGTGCTGGCATTGTTGATGTGAAGGCTTACTGTCGTGGTTTTCAATATGTTCGTGAAATATTAAAAATGCTTCCGCAACCGCCAGACCCTATTTTATTAGCCCAGATTTTTGCCAAGCTTACCTCTCTTGGTCGTATTCATAATGCTTCTACAGCCGTTTAATCCTCGTAACTTGGCCAAGGTATTGATAAGACAATATAAGTTGATACCCTTTTTAAGGTATAAGTAGGTGGGCGGAAAAATTTATAACTATGTCATAGCGAATGCAGCAAAGGGGAATCAAGCAATCCCAAAGGTTTCAAGTTATTTACTGATTTACATTTTGTTACATAGTTATATTTATTTGTGTTTACCTACTTAGTCAAATTTTTTAAAGTCCTCAAAATTTAAGTCATGTTTGTAGAACGTAATGCCATAGACATGAAAGTTTTTTGGGAATTGGCTTCTGGACAATTATCGCAGGGTCGTCTTTGAATATAACTCCCATCAGACTGTAGTTCCCAGGCTTGACGGTTATCAGCTAACATAATTCCCAGGATTTCTTGCAAATCTTTGGCAATATCTTGGTCTTTGATGGGAGTGGTAACTTCCACTCGACGATCTAGATTACGACGCATCCAGTCAGCACTGCCAATATATATTTCTTCTTGAGTATTATTGTAGAAGTAAAAAATGCGGGAATGTTCTAGAAATCGGCCAATAATGCTGATGACACGAATATTTTCACTGATGTCTTTGAGTCCAGGACGCAAGCAGCATATACCCCTGATAATCAGGTCAATCTGCACACCAGTACGGGAGGCATCATATAGGGCAGCGATAATTTCGGGATCGACTAGGGCGTTCATTTTGGCAACGATACGGCCGGAAAATCCGTTTTTAACATTTTCGATTTCTCGCTTGATTAATCCCAGAAAGCAATCACGCATATTCACAGGTGCAACTAATATTTCTCGATAAGATTTTTGCAGAGAATATCCGGTTAAGAAGTTAAACAGATCTGTTAAATCTGCACCTAATTCTTCACGACAACTCAACAAACCTAAATCTGTATATAATCGTGCTGTTTTCGGGTTATAATTTCCGGTCCCAATATGGACATAACGGCGTATCCGGTCTTTTTCTCGTCGCACTACTAATACGATTTTACTATGGGTTTTGAGTCCGACTAAACCATAAACAACATGAACACCAACTTTTTCTAAACGTCTGGCCCAATAAATATTATTTTCCTCATCAAATCGGGCTTTTAATTCTACTAGAACAGACACCTGTTTACCATTTTCAGCCGCAGCAATTAAAGCATTAACTATGGGTGAATCACCAGAAGTCCGGTAGAGAGTCATTTTAATAGCTAATACATTTGGATCCCAAGCGGCATGAGTAATAAACCGTTCGACTGTGCCAGAAAATGATTGATAAGGATGATGTACTAAGAGGTCTTTTTCTCGAATAATAGAAAAGAAGTCTTTCCCTTCTTCTAGTTCCAATAAATCGGGATCTATGTTTGGTTCTCTGAGACGTTGTAAACGGTAAGGAACAACAGATTGACGTGGTAGTTCTTTGAGTGCTGATAATGGTAAGGCCATAAAATACATCAAGTCTCGCAGTCCCAATAAACCATCGACTTGATAAATATCGTTTTCCGTTAGTTCCAAATCTTGCAACAACCGACAACGTAATACTTCTGGTGTTTGGGATTTAATTTCTAACCTGACGGGAGTCCCACCCATGCGACGTTTGCGGAGTTCTTGTTCAATGGCTAATAACAAATCATCGGCTTCGTCTTCTTCCAGTTCTAGGTCAGCATCACGAGTAATGCGGAAGGGGTGACATTCTTGTATATTCATCCCTGGAAACAGGTACTCTAGATTGTGTGCGATCGCTTGTTCCAAAGGTATACCTGTCCAATACACAGGTTTACCGTTGTTTTGAAGTCCTAATTCCGACGGTAACGGTAAAAATCGTGGTAAAACACTGGGAACTTTGACTCTGGCAAAAAATTCTTCTTCAGTCTCTGGATTCTTCACGACAACAGCCAAATTCAAACTGAGATTAGAAATGTAAGGAAAAGGATGACTAGGATCAACAGCAAGAGGAGTTAGAACCGGAAAGATTTGTTCTTTAAAATAATGATCCAGATAACTGCGTTGTTTTGAATTCAGTTCTATGTAATCTAAAATGTAAATTCCCTGATTAAGCAACAATGGCTGTAAAACTCGCTCAAACTGTTCGTTATGTTTTGTAACTACTGGATTGAGGTACGACCGAATATCATCTAATTGTTGTTGTGGTGTCCGACCGTCGGGAGTTAAGAGATTTACTTTTGCTTCTACCTGTTGCTTTAAGGCTGCCACCCGCACCATAAAGAACTCATCCAAGTTAGAACTGAAAATAGCTAAAAATTTGAGGCGTTCTAGTAGGGGAGTTCTTTCATCACAAGCCTCATGTAATACTCTACTATTAAACTGTAACCAGCTTAACTCTCGGTTTATATAGTATTGTGCATCACTTAAATTAATGGCAGGGTTAGTCTTTTTGGATTTTGGCATGATTACTTTAGAGGCTAGTAGATATCGCGCAGCAAACTGGAGAAGATGTAGTAGACCTGTCAGGAAAATTAACTTGGTGTGCAAAAAATGGTAGAAGGGAATTCTGACCGTCTACCAAAAGGAAAAATCCACTAAATTAACTATATTCAAGAATATCCACATCGTAGAAAACAAATACTGGGAATAACTAACCATCAGTTTCAAGACTTGTTAGCCCAACCTGGAATGTAGCATAAAAAACTTCAAGGTGACATAGAAAGTAAAAAGATAGGTATAAATCAGAAAGGAGGAAGGGGCAAGGGAAACTAGAGATAAAATAACAGGTATGTCTATGCTTGTGCTATTGGAGGAAAATGCCAATATTTGAGGTTTTAGGTCTGCATTTCGGTATATTAACAACGGAAGCAAAAGACACATTTCATTACTGGCTAGAAATATTACGAAATCTTTTCCATGCTAGTCTCCTTGAACAAGTAGAAAAACATGATAGCGACTATGCCATCGCGATAGAACTACTGACGGAGTTTAACTTAATAGTGGAGAGCATGGAACAGCAATGAGGAAGGCATTGAGATCATCAGGAGCAAAAGAGTATTTTCCAGGTAAGAACAAGCAGCACAGATTTAAAAATCAGTTTGTCAACTTACCAGAAGGAAAAGATATTGTTGATGTAGAAGTAGGAGAAAAAGGACCAACCAGTGATATTAGCTCCAGAAGGAAAAGATATTGTTGATATAGAAGTAGGAGAAAAAGGCCCAACCAGTGATATTAGCTTATTTCGAGAGCAACAAGAAAAGTTCCATAACAACCACATGTTTGAAGGAGATAAAGCATATCAAGGAGGAAGGAATATTAGCACACCTTATAAGAAACCACTTAAAGGAGAATTAACCTTAGAATCAAAGGTAGGAAACAAAGAGTTTTTCACCAAGGGTATTTTTATTGAATAGGTCATTAGACTTGTAAAAATATTCCGGGTACCTCAACAGGCATTTCCCCTGAATTCCCCAATTTACTCACAAGTAATTCTTACTAAGTATTTGTGGTTTAGTCACATTATATTAGGAATTAGTTCATTAGTTTTGCCCATTTCATAAATGTTATGGATATGAGGTCAGTTATGAATTTGTCATCAATATCTTCATGGATAGTTCCTATCATTAACTATTCCCAAACCTGATTCTTTTCTTCGCTCTTTCCTCATCTTAACACTATGGAAAGCCAGACACAGACTCCTTTGTGAATTTTCGGACCTGTCTAGTTAATATAGTGAGTTTTGGTTAAGAGATATTTAACAAACAATACGGAAATAATGTTCCAAGCTACTCGTCGTCGTCTTGCTCTTTGGTACACTGCTGTTACTGCTATTTTACTACTCTTATTTGCCACTGGGGTTTATTTATATGTTCGCAATACGCTAATTGAACGAGTTGATGATACATTAAATCATGTAGTCGAAGTAGTAGAGCGTTCATTGGTAATTGAACCTGTTAACTTCCAACCTGATAAACTCCGCGTGAATGTAGAAGCGAGTTTTCGTAATAATTCTCATACAGCAGAAGACGATCGCATTGACCTAGAATGGTTTAGCCCCACTGGTGAATTATGGTGGTCAACTTTTTCCGAACCTATAAATATTCCTATTCATGGAAATACAGGTGAAACTGTTCGTGTGGTGAGATTGGGGGGATGGGGAGACTCAGAACTGCTACTGCGACAAGTTACCCATCGGGTAGAAATGGGAAGACAGGTTTTAGGATATCTGCGCGTGAGTCATCCTTGGTTTGAAGTCACCAAACCCAGTCGTCAGTTGATTTTCGATTTGGCTTTAGGAATTTGGTTAATGGTGTTGTCAGTAGCTGCGAGTGGTTGGTTTCTGTCTGGGAAAGCTATGGAACCAGTGGGAGAGTCTTACGAACGTCTCAAGCAATTTACAGCTGATGCTTCCCATGAACTGAGAAGTCCCATTGCTTTGATTCAAACTAATGTCCAAGTTGCACTGGCTGATTTAGACTTAGAAACCAGCAGTGTTGCTCATTATCAGCAACAATTAAAATTAGTAGAAAGATTAACCAAGCGTTTGGGTAAATTGGTAAATGATTTATTATTTTTAGCACGACAAGATAGTGAAATTGGCCAAGAAGTTTTTTCAACTTGTCCCCTTGATGCTTTGCTAATGGAAGTTGTGGAAGAACAACAACTGGTAGCTAAAGAAAAAGAAATTACCTTAACTCTCAACTTGGTTGATCCTTCCTTAGAACTTGACCCAGAATTACAAGACAATTGGTTTACTTTGATGGGAAACTGGGACCAATTGGTGCGGTTATGTACAAATTTGATTGGTAATGCTTTGCATTATACACCAACTCAGGGAAAAGTGCAGGTTGAGTTAGCACGGGTTTCTGGTGTGCGTTATGGTGTGGCTTGTTTGGAAGTTAAAATCAGTGATACGGGAGTTGGTATACCTCCAGAATCATTACCACGATTGTTTGATAGATTTTATCGTGTAGATCCAGCGCGAACTCATCAAAGTCGCGAAACTACAACTAGTTCAGGATTGGGACTGGCGATCGCACAGGCAATTGTTGAACATCATCAAGGACAAATCCAAGTAGAAAGTATCTTTAGTAAAGGTACTACTTTTACCGTGATTTTACCCATCACTCTTGAGTATTAAATTAATAGTTAAACATTTATTCAACATTTGTTTCCTGTGGTAGAGGGAGACAAATATATTGACTTATTAGTGTAGATATTAAGTAGGTGGTTGTTAAAAACTGTCGTTATGACAAGGCAAGAAGTAAAAGGCAATAGGGAAGAGGTTTTGGTCAATTTTATTTTTCGTTACATACTAACTAATCTCCGACAAGCCACTGCGCGTCTACGGTTTTTTTGTGCCTTCCTACTTAGTTAAAGATGAAAAAATTACAACATTAGGTTTCAGGACAGATGCCAAATACCATGAGACAAGATATTACTTACACTTTACTAAATAAAATTAAAGAAACTGGCAGGGGAATGCATGAAGTTCACTTTCATCAAAGTGATTTTCCCGGACATCAAATCACTATAGGTGAATTTTTAGGACACTTAGATTACTTAAATCAAAGTCATTATATCAATGCTGAGTTTACAGGTAATACCTATGCAACACAAGAATATCTTCCTGATTTGATTCACCCCCAGGAAATTGACCTGCGAATTGCCAACAATTATAGCGCACGGGATGGACCTTTACCACATTTGATCACTTTCAAAAAAGCAGAAATAACCGAAAAAGTCCAGAATCTATTAGAGAAATTAGAAGTTAATCAGCCCCAATTTTCAGAAACAAAACCATCAGTAGCTATTGCTGATAAAAATTTGCCGTTTTTAGACAAAGTAATGGCTAAAAGTGGGTTGATAGATATTTTCGATGTGAGGGATTTAACAGAAGTATTTTTCCGAGTCATGGGGGATTTAATGAGAACTGAAGCTGCTTACAGAGTGGAAGCGGAACTCCATGAATAAGCAGAAATAAAAGCAGAAATAACTAGAGATAAATCCCTACAACTAGTAGAAATTGCCGATTTGTGGCATGATACCAACCCAATTGTGGCATTTTTAAGTCGACTCTGTCCACCTTTACAACCAACAGGAATTTTCAGAGCAATTGATAGCGCTCGCTTTTTATTACGAGTTGCAAATGAAGGAGGAATACCACCAAATGTAGATGTAGAACAAGTAGTTAAAGCTGTATTTTATACCACCAAAGATGAATTATCAGCAGAACGAATTCAAGAAATTTTTACCTGGCTACCTGATAGAATTCATCAAATGTGGGAAGAGGCGTAATTAGGTGGTAGGGAACAGGTAACAAGGAGAAAATGATTTACCTACAACCTACACCCTATTCCCAATTCTGAATATTTTCACAAGAGGAGTAAAAATAATGGATTTTCCTAAATATATGAAATTATTTGGCACTGTTTGTAGTGGATTATTGATGAACTTACCAATCATTCCGCAAGCAGTTTTGGCAAAAGAAACAACTTCTAAACTTAACCCTTGTCCCGGTATTCTTTATGAAGAACCTTATAATATTCGGGTTATAGTTCCCGCAGTTTGTCCTCCCAATGATTTGACACTCATACTCATGCAACTTGGGTTACTACCAGTCCCTACTACTCCACCACCATACCAAGTAAGGTTGGGTGTGGGAGGTGAAGCACCAGCACCATCAGCACTGAATCCTAATCCCGGTATTTTTAGTGAACAGCCTTATAATCGTTCTCAACGCGGATTTCGGTCAGGAGATAATGTACAAACTGTACCAACTCTTCCCCCATCCAACAGCTTACAACTACCTGCATCAGAACAAAGACAAGATCCCAGTGCAAGAATGACACTAGCAGATAGCAAAGTAAATATCAAGCTAATTAATAATTCAGGGGCAAACGTTACTTACCAAGTTATTGGTGATACAGCCCCACGCAAGTTA
It encodes the following:
- a CDS encoding helix-turn-helix domain-containing protein translates to MARPFNLEVQESAEYLSKSLKNARTALDKERLQMLWWIKTEQVTQHQEVSRRLGRDGSTITGWLQRYGKGGLSSL
- a CDS encoding transposase family protein gives rise to the protein MILAPEGKDIVDIEVGEKGPTSDISLFREQQEKFHNNHMFEGDKAYQGGRNISTPYKKPLKGELTLESKVGNKEFFTKGIFIE
- a CDS encoding sensor histidine kinase, coding for MFQATRRRLALWYTAVTAILLLLFATGVYLYVRNTLIERVDDTLNHVVEVVERSLVIEPVNFQPDKLRVNVEASFRNNSHTAEDDRIDLEWFSPTGELWWSTFSEPINIPIHGNTGETVRVVRLGGWGDSELLLRQVTHRVEMGRQVLGYLRVSHPWFEVTKPSRQLIFDLALGIWLMVLSVAASGWFLSGKAMEPVGESYERLKQFTADASHELRSPIALIQTNVQVALADLDLETSSVAHYQQQLKLVERLTKRLGKLVNDLLFLARQDSEIGQEVFSTCPLDALLMEVVEEQQLVAKEKEITLTLNLVDPSLELDPELQDNWFTLMGNWDQLVRLCTNLIGNALHYTPTQGKVQVELARVSGVRYGVACLEVKISDTGVGIPPESLPRLFDRFYRVDPARTHQSRETTTSSGLGLAIAQAIVEHHQGQIQVESIFSKGTTFTVILPITLEY
- a CDS encoding transposase — its product is MITARGVKPVVRVQWPRKAFWLYGVIEPTSGWHFCQEYPHLNSENFQKFLDVLSQELGSDMALMQMDQASAHQALALSCPENIIPIFQPSHSPQLNPMERLWQFIKRQFKGESLSHLDQLRQGVQNELAQLSSEVISSLTSYDFILAALFHQALFCAAS
- a CDS encoding response regulator, with product MLMLSCESFSLRVLLVDDHELTRLSLQLVFSCQENIQVVGLASNGQEAIEMVKSSQPDVIVLDLHMPVMDGWCASRYIKSISPNTQILAYSSIEDHYLQQTKAMHNFDDVCKKDAPTNELIALVRQLGQRAANNSSVG
- a CDS encoding DUF2854 domain-containing protein, yielding MLGKISLGTLGLTVGGILIIVGFIAYAVENATLNLVGFFYGFPLFLGGLALKANELKPIPFSQRTTPSILDLRKQQATVTQNKIRTDITRFCYGQEAHLDRALAYLGLSPSDEKRPIVTGLRETELNGAYSLILEFDSPLIPIDIWQQKHAKMTKYFAPNVEVKITQPAENRIELELIKTQ
- a CDS encoding winged helix-turn-helix domain-containing protein translates to MEWLEQEWHVQVKYKTVYSLVPYKLGAKLKVPRPISSSQDEQAINLFKKTSPLPW
- the ppk1 gene encoding polyphosphate kinase 1, with translation MPKSKKTNPAINLSDAQYYINRELSWLQFNSRVLHEACDERTPLLERLKFLAIFSSNLDEFFMVRVAALKQQVEAKVNLLTPDGRTPQQQLDDIRSYLNPVVTKHNEQFERVLQPLLLNQGIYILDYIELNSKQRSYLDHYFKEQIFPVLTPLAVDPSHPFPYISNLSLNLAVVVKNPETEEEFFARVKVPSVLPRFLPLPSELGLQNNGKPVYWTGIPLEQAIAHNLEYLFPGMNIQECHPFRITRDADLELEEDEADDLLLAIEQELRKRRMGGTPVRLEIKSQTPEVLRCRLLQDLELTENDIYQVDGLLGLRDLMYFMALPLSALKELPRQSVVPYRLQRLREPNIDPDLLELEEGKDFFSIIREKDLLVHHPYQSFSGTVERFITHAAWDPNVLAIKMTLYRTSGDSPIVNALIAAAENGKQVSVLVELKARFDEENNIYWARRLEKVGVHVVYGLVGLKTHSKIVLVVRREKDRIRRYVHIGTGNYNPKTARLYTDLGLLSCREELGADLTDLFNFLTGYSLQKSYREILVAPVNMRDCFLGLIKREIENVKNGFSGRIVAKMNALVDPEIIAALYDASRTGVQIDLIIRGICCLRPGLKDISENIRVISIIGRFLEHSRIFYFYNNTQEEIYIGSADWMRRNLDRRVEVTTPIKDQDIAKDLQEILGIMLADNRQAWELQSDGSYIQRRPCDNCPEANSQKTFMSMALRSTNMT
- a CDS encoding chlororespiratory reduction protein 7 produces the protein MPNLLMYQQDHFLVLETNQTEQFLTLSELLEKLENVLQQLPFDDLPPDVQKLKLVSEQAQYLVDSSCDLDVGPGKYLQWYAVRLEK